The proteins below are encoded in one region of Brachyspira intermedia PWS/A:
- a CDS encoding lysozyme inhibitor LprI family protein, which produces MKNIISTIIMLSLIITIISCGGGNKEVNQASQNTNEQKTASSDNQKTETKKEFFDMKYVHKGVRVDKAKFDEELKKLRENNEYAKRNFDFLNRKFANDDERKKYSIEFISNVNYDPFSETFSTWDKYNEDLTDYYADEHLYVDQNLALKKAREELLKLNKKDADVYLALFLSHFACDSLYYFEEEKKYLVEWKKAGGTNISMMIAKYDDDNAYSNKMKLVDYIIEAPDSLRAEKLVADAYNNGFSRYIAKNTGYIDLFNENNYSLSSIELEGTAKVASLNIVPEIVNTNIINKYLKTYVTNKLSDDKLYFDDAEYFRNYYDHNNEDAYDGWNGLSFLEFKKNTFLIESKVNMHYYNPEFMNDHIYASFEEVKNYNFRLGDIDEVESAEINSISTNDLKDYAKGSKFISFGKFDEEKYLEYIDETMGWRVYPSFFLCDINNDGKEELMLSGDYDYSGGRGGTVNFTLLLKENLEIDFDSEIGQLINNQDFQDLNKSQKIYTEDGKNKMFLLNEASSEALDIFIDNNEIKNADYFDYITYSYQPKLEWKGSILDGVPEGALKTDASFDMSKAENASDKAIVSDRTLRMADKLISDAYFAKKATLDKQGQEELLEQRRAEIKTIQEAKGDIKTIEAEMLKILNIQ; this is translated from the coding sequence ATGAAAAATATTATTTCTACTATTATAATGCTTAGTTTGATTATTACTATAATTTCATGCGGAGGCGGAAACAAAGAAGTAAATCAAGCATCGCAAAATACTAATGAACAAAAAACTGCTTCATCTGATAATCAAAAAACAGAAACTAAAAAAGAATTCTTTGATATGAAATATGTTCATAAAGGTGTTAGAGTAGATAAAGCTAAATTTGATGAAGAGCTTAAAAAATTAAGAGAAAATAATGAATATGCAAAAAGAAATTTCGATTTTCTTAATAGGAAATTTGCAAATGATGATGAAAGAAAAAAATATTCTATAGAGTTTATATCAAATGTTAATTATGATCCATTTAGTGAAACATTCAGCACTTGGGATAAATATAATGAAGATTTGACAGATTATTATGCTGATGAACATTTATATGTTGATCAGAATTTAGCATTAAAAAAGGCAAGAGAAGAATTATTAAAATTAAATAAAAAAGATGCTGATGTTTATTTAGCTTTGTTCTTATCTCATTTTGCTTGCGATTCGCTTTATTATTTTGAAGAAGAAAAAAAGTATTTAGTAGAATGGAAAAAAGCAGGCGGAACTAATATATCTATGATGATAGCAAAGTATGATGATGATAATGCTTATAGTAATAAAATGAAATTAGTTGATTATATAATAGAAGCTCCTGATTCTTTAAGAGCAGAAAAATTAGTTGCTGATGCTTATAACAATGGTTTCTCTAGATATATTGCAAAAAATACTGGATATATAGATTTATTTAATGAAAATAATTATTCTTTAAGTTCAATTGAATTGGAAGGTACAGCTAAAGTAGCTTCATTAAATATAGTGCCAGAAATAGTCAATACAAATATAATAAATAAATATTTAAAAACTTATGTTACAAATAAACTCAGCGATGATAAATTATATTTTGATGATGCGGAGTATTTTAGAAATTATTATGATCATAATAATGAAGATGCTTATGACGGATGGAATGGGCTTAGTTTTCTTGAGTTTAAGAAGAATACATTCTTAATTGAATCAAAAGTAAATATGCATTATTATAATCCTGAGTTTATGAATGATCATATATATGCTTCATTTGAAGAGGTAAAAAATTATAATTTCAGACTTGGAGATATAGATGAAGTAGAATCTGCTGAAATTAATTCAATTTCTACAAATGATTTGAAAGATTATGCTAAAGGCTCTAAATTTATAAGTTTTGGTAAATTTGATGAAGAAAAATATTTGGAGTATATAGATGAAACAATGGGTTGGCGTGTATATCCATCTTTCTTTTTATGCGACATAAATAATGATGGTAAAGAAGAATTAATGCTTTCAGGGGATTATGATTATAGCGGAGGAAGAGGCGGTACAGTGAATTTTACTTTACTTTTAAAAGAGAATTTGGAAATAGATTTTGATTCAGAAATAGGACAGCTTATTAATAATCAAGATTTTCAGGATTTAAATAAAAGTCAAAAAATATATACTGAAGACGGTAAAAATAAAATGTTTTTGTTAAATGAAGCTTCTAGTGAGGCTTTGGATATATTCATTGATAATAATGAAATAAAGAATGCAGATTATTTTGATTATATTACATATAGTTATCAGCCAAAATTGGAATGGAAAGGAAGCATACTTGACGGAGTGCCTGAAGGAGCTTTAAAAACTGATGCGAGCTTTGATATGTCTAAAGCAGAAAATGCATCAGACAAAGCAATAGTATCAGACAGAACTTTGAGAATGGCTGATAAACTTATAAGCGATGCATATTTTGCTAAAAAAGCTACTTTGGATAAACAAGGTCAGGAAGAATTGTTGGAGCAAAGAAGAGCAGAAATCAAAACTATTCAGGAAGCAAAAGGCGATATTAAAACAATAGAAGCTGAAATGCTTAAGATTTTGAACATACAATAA
- a CDS encoding ankyrin repeat domain-containing protein gives MKNFISIITVFILMIAIISCGGGNKGTNQSEQNTQTNQTQTNEQVYINPTTTNNNRDIDINVNENNDINKTKYTNEYIQGTELDPMPTGYSKIDEILNEYKYKAPIYEISKLLAEEGLEGKITEYTNFSDKYIYKVNKDSTPLFLAVQFGYNDLAKELIKEGADVNARANDMETEDGIDMLYYAVENNNVEMSKILIDEGLDAGRDYGFEYPYYLTDIAIDNNNLDMLKILVESGDIDLESSLIPDAIEENNIEIVKYLISIGQDVNAQIFADGLWINSPMKVAAENGNIEIAKLLIDEGANLNSSDDYIGPAIDYGNYDITKLLIDNDVFNLNTNTTREQAITLAKDQKYYEMEKLLLSEDSNNIDGYDELMNAVSKGDMKALEKLIKDDTDLNKQYDKITPLNLAAARNDKEMVKFLVEKGADINLEDGYGYTPLIIAIKYRNIGLAKNIIDLKPDLNAICSATGDTPLTYLVNANKYGGVADLCYYMIKNGADINKKNKEGNTPLMIAAASYNYSIVGVLVNMGADYNIKNKEGKTAIDIASARDDTSALHNMTNPSDLEHYLSY, from the coding sequence ATGAAAAATTTTATTTCTATAATTACAGTATTTATTTTAATGATTGCTATAATTTCATGCGGAGGCGGAAACAAAGGAACAAATCAATCAGAACAAAATACTCAAACTAATCAAACTCAAACAAATGAACAAGTATATATTAATCCAACAACTACAAATAATAATAGAGATATTGATATCAATGTTAATGAAAATAATGATATTAATAAAACTAAATATACTAATGAATATATTCAAGGTACAGAGTTAGATCCTATGCCTACAGGATATAGTAAAATAGATGAAATACTTAATGAATATAAATATAAAGCACCAATATATGAAATATCAAAATTATTAGCAGAGGAAGGACTAGAAGGAAAAATCACTGAATATACAAATTTTAGTGATAAATATATATATAAAGTAAATAAAGATTCTACTCCTTTGTTTTTGGCGGTACAATTCGGATATAATGATTTGGCAAAAGAACTTATAAAAGAAGGTGCAGATGTTAATGCTAGAGCAAATGATATGGAAACAGAAGATGGTATTGATATGCTTTATTATGCTGTTGAAAATAATAATGTTGAAATGAGTAAAATCTTAATTGATGAAGGACTTGATGCAGGCAGAGATTATGGTTTTGAATATCCTTATTATTTAACAGATATTGCTATTGACAACAATAATCTTGATATGCTTAAAATACTTGTAGAAAGCGGAGATATTGATTTGGAATCAAGCTTAATTCCTGATGCCATAGAAGAAAATAATATAGAAATAGTTAAATATTTAATATCTATAGGACAAGATGTAAATGCTCAAATATTTGCAGATGGACTTTGGATTAACTCTCCTATGAAAGTAGCAGCTGAAAATGGCAATATAGAAATAGCTAAACTTTTAATTGATGAGGGTGCCAATTTAAACTCAAGCGATGATTATATAGGTCCAGCTATTGATTATGGTAATTATGATATAACTAAATTATTAATAGATAATGATGTTTTTAATCTTAATACTAATACAACTAGAGAACAAGCTATAACATTAGCAAAAGATCAAAAATATTATGAAATGGAAAAATTATTATTAAGCGAAGATTCAAACAATATAGATGGATATGATGAATTAATGAATGCTGTATCAAAAGGCGATATGAAAGCATTAGAAAAACTTATAAAAGATGATACTGATTTAAATAAACAATATGATAAGATTACACCTCTTAATTTAGCTGCTGCTAGAAATGATAAAGAAATGGTGAAATTTTTAGTAGAAAAAGGTGCTGATATAAATTTAGAAGATGGATACGGATATACTCCTTTAATAATAGCAATTAAGTATCGTAATATAGGTTTAGCTAAAAATATTATTGATTTGAAGCCTGATTTAAATGCTATATGTTCAGCAACAGGAGATACTCCTTTAACATATTTAGTAAATGCCAACAAGTACGGCGGTGTAGCAGATCTTTGTTATTATATGATAAAAAATGGTGCCGATATAAATAAAAAGAATAAGGAAGGAAATACTCCATTAATGATTGCAGCTGCAAGTTATAATTATTCTATTGTGGGAGTTCTTGTAAATATGGGGGCTGATTATAATATTAAAAACAAAGAAGGAAAAACAGCCATTGATATTGCTTCAGCTAGAGATGATACATCAGCACTTCATAATATGACTAATCCAAGCGATTTAGAACATTATCTTAGTTATTAA
- a CDS encoding potassium/proton antiporter, translating to MNSAILLSSIIIILCIIVSKISVKVGVPSLLLFLVLGMVFGTDGILKIEFDDYKVAEELATITLIFIMFYGGFGTNWKAAKPVANQAFLLSFVGTFITSMITGLLCHYILKLNFFESFLIGSVVGSTDAASVFSILRSRSLNLKDGLASLLELESGSNDPMSYMLTVIFLGLIGKTLTSPLSIAYMVFAQIVFALAVAAAVSFMAYNMLKRFTFPVNGLDTIFVLAVALLSYSLSSFIGGNGYLTVYVVGIVLGNTKIKNKVTLVHFFDGITGLMQMVLFFMLGLLSIPSRILNVAPTSIYVALFVTLAARPIAVFSILTPFKISLKKQLLVMAAGLRGAASIVFAIFVIVNDNSISYDIFHVVFFLSIISVLLQGTFLPIIAKKLDLVDSDENVLKTFNDYVDDSDMELIQVKIPSTHHWVGRPIMEIELPEESIIVTIERGDSTIIPHGKTVIEQGDVVILNAKKTKYYDISLREIHINHRHPWKDKELKDLNLPQNNLIVMIKRGESTVIPRGNTVIKDKDIVLIRDI from the coding sequence ATGAATTCAGCTATATTGTTATCTTCTATAATAATTATACTATGCATAATAGTGAGTAAAATTTCGGTAAAGGTAGGAGTCCCATCTCTTTTGCTTTTTTTAGTTTTGGGAATGGTTTTTGGTACAGACGGTATTTTAAAAATAGAGTTTGATGATTATAAAGTTGCTGAGGAACTAGCCACCATCACATTGATATTCATCATGTTTTACGGAGGATTCGGTACTAATTGGAAAGCTGCAAAACCTGTGGCAAATCAGGCATTTCTTCTTTCATTTGTTGGTACTTTTATAACATCTATGATTACGGGGTTATTGTGCCATTATATTCTTAAATTAAATTTTTTTGAAAGTTTTTTAATAGGTTCTGTGGTAGGATCAACAGATGCAGCTTCTGTGTTTTCTATACTTCGTTCTAGGAGTTTGAACCTTAAAGACGGACTTGCTTCATTGCTTGAACTTGAAAGCGGAAGTAATGACCCTATGTCTTATATGCTTACCGTTATATTTTTGGGTCTTATAGGAAAAACTTTAACATCTCCTTTATCTATAGCATATATGGTGTTTGCTCAAATAGTTTTTGCTTTGGCAGTTGCAGCGGCTGTATCTTTTATGGCTTATAATATGCTTAAAAGGTTCACATTTCCTGTTAATGGACTTGATACTATATTTGTACTTGCTGTAGCATTGCTATCATATTCTCTTTCTTCTTTTATAGGAGGAAATGGATATTTAACTGTTTATGTAGTGGGTATAGTTTTAGGAAATACAAAGATTAAAAATAAAGTTACATTGGTTCATTTCTTTGACGGAATCACAGGACTTATGCAAATGGTTCTGTTTTTTATGCTTGGACTTTTATCTATACCTTCAAGAATATTAAATGTTGCTCCAACTTCTATTTATGTAGCTTTATTTGTAACATTAGCAGCTAGACCTATAGCTGTATTTTCCATATTAACACCATTTAAAATATCATTAAAGAAACAACTTCTTGTTATGGCTGCAGGCCTTAGAGGAGCGGCATCCATTGTATTTGCTATATTTGTAATAGTTAATGATAATTCTATAAGTTATGATATATTCCATGTTGTATTTTTCCTTTCTATAATATCAGTATTGCTTCAAGGAACATTCCTTCCTATTATAGCAAAAAAGCTTGATTTGGTAGACTCTGATGAAAATGTACTTAAAACTTTTAACGACTATGTAGATGATTCAGATATGGAGCTTATACAGGTTAAAATACCTAGTACGCATCATTGGGTAGGCAGACCTATTATGGAAATAGAACTTCCTGAAGAATCAATTATAGTAACTATAGAAAGAGGCGACAGTACTATCATTCCTCATGGTAAAACTGTAATTGAGCAGGGTGATGTCGTTATATTAAATGCTAAAAAGACTAAATATTATGATATTAGTTTAAGAGAGATACATATTAATCATCGTCATCCTTGGAAGGATAAAGAATTAAAAGATTTAAATTTACCTCAGAATAATTTAATAGTTATGATAAAAAGGGGAGAAAGTACAGTTATACCTAGAGGAAATACTGTTATTAAAGATAAAGATATTGTATTAATAAGAGATATTTAA
- a CDS encoding GGDEF domain-containing protein: MNDVIKVINILNDIPEPFSVDGIIKTFEASSKDFIKSFAVYFYKEEIGEARLWYTSKNKLVISDKTNNKEYTLFARGNKFGYIIINTDKNEDKIQILINYLSIILYSEKLSFLANRDKLTGLYNRGYIIKYLQEKEITNEIYSIVIVDLDKFKHYNDTYGHNIGDHVLKLVSKVMKDSLKKLIHKSVLARYGGEEFIIVFDIDNKKELLNAMEEIRTSIIETDLSTEEYSLKATASLGGAIKEENTTLRTFINKADQSLYNAKETGRNKSVILDF, encoded by the coding sequence ATGAATGATGTTATTAAAGTTATTAATATTCTAAATGATATACCTGAACCGTTTTCTGTAGACGGAATAATAAAAACCTTTGAAGCAAGTTCTAAAGATTTTATAAAAAGTTTTGCAGTTTACTTTTACAAAGAAGAAATCGGAGAAGCAAGATTATGGTATACGTCCAAAAATAAATTGGTTATTAGTGACAAAACAAATAATAAAGAATATACATTATTCGCTAGAGGCAATAAATTCGGCTATATAATAATTAATACGGATAAAAATGAAGATAAGATACAAATACTTATCAATTATCTCTCAATAATATTATATAGCGAAAAACTTTCATTTCTAGCCAATAGAGATAAGCTCACAGGTTTATACAATCGCGGATATATAATAAAATATTTACAAGAAAAAGAAATTACTAATGAAATATACTCTATAGTTATAGTTGATTTAGATAAATTCAAGCATTACAATGATACTTATGGTCATAATATAGGAGATCATGTATTAAAATTAGTTTCAAAAGTAATGAAAGATTCTTTAAAAAAGCTAATACATAAATCAGTATTGGCAAGATATGGTGGAGAAGAATTTATCATAGTATTTGATATTGATAATAAAAAAGAGCTTCTAAATGCTATGGAAGAGATAAGAACTTCAATAATAGAAACAGATTTATCTACAGAAGAATATTCTCTAAAAGCAACAGCATCTTTAGGCGGTGCCATAAAAGAAGAAAATACTACTCTAAGAACATTTATAAACAAAGCAGATCAATCATTATACAATGCTAAAGAAACCGGAAGAAACAAATCTGTTATATTAGATTTTTAA
- a CDS encoding M23 family metallopeptidase, translating to MKNNKFKYTKIRNNDNILSYIEDILFKIKSKLSKSNSIQRIRTTYVHSTRYTSNDKKNNIFLSIIKKFALAVVSLSLFMILANFLIINMRHTSNAAILPEDKMPSNAAYSKILDEISPEQVSYNTSSISEVPTVTSAVTLENATDIFYNSITSDNTLVGDGTIGMKYDEYIIEEGDNLTTISRKIGANLDTLVSVNKITNANRLRPGQKIVVPNRNGLLYTIKKDESIEEIAERYDVSLNRVLAFNKISDPSNIEVGDDIFLPGAKYTLDERIDKFGQMFSIPTTITRISSVFGYRIHPITGVRTKHMGVDIPGRLNTPVYAARKGKVIFAGYSGGYGNLVIVRHDKGYTTYYGHLNSITTKAGATVGVGVMIGRMGSTGRSTGSHLHFEVRRNGVALNPADFIPIKKYLRGRR from the coding sequence ATGAAAAATAACAAATTTAAGTACACCAAAATCCGAAATAATGATAATATTCTTTCTTATATAGAAGATATATTATTCAAAATCAAGTCAAAATTAAGTAAAAGCAATAGTATTCAAAGAATAAGAACAACTTATGTTCATTCTACAAGATATACAAGTAATGATAAAAAAAATAATATTTTCTTATCGATAATCAAAAAATTTGCATTAGCTGTAGTATCATTATCATTATTTATGATTTTGGCTAATTTTTTAATAATAAATATGCGTCATACATCCAATGCTGCAATTTTACCTGAAGATAAAATGCCTTCTAATGCCGCATATTCAAAAATATTAGATGAAATATCTCCGGAACAAGTAAGCTATAATACTTCAAGCATATCCGAAGTACCTACTGTAACATCAGCAGTAACATTAGAAAATGCTACAGATATATTCTATAATTCTATAACTTCTGACAATACTTTGGTTGGAGACGGTACTATAGGAATGAAATATGATGAATATATCATAGAAGAAGGAGATAATCTTACTACAATATCAAGAAAAATAGGTGCTAATTTAGATACTTTAGTAAGCGTAAATAAAATCACTAATGCTAATAGATTAAGACCTGGACAAAAAATTGTTGTACCTAATAGAAACGGATTATTATACACAATAAAAAAAGATGAATCTATAGAAGAAATCGCTGAAAGATACGATGTTTCATTAAATAGAGTTCTTGCATTTAATAAAATAAGTGATCCTAGCAATATTGAAGTTGGAGATGATATATTTTTGCCAGGTGCTAAATATACTTTAGATGAAAGAATCGATAAATTCGGACAGATGTTCAGTATTCCTACAACTATAACTAGAATAAGCAGTGTATTTGGATATAGAATTCACCCTATCACAGGTGTTAGAACTAAACATATGGGTGTTGATATACCTGGAAGACTTAATACTCCTGTATATGCTGCTAGAAAAGGAAAAGTAATATTTGCAGGATATAGCGGTGGTTATGGTAATTTAGTAATAGTTCGTCATGACAAAGGATACACAACATATTATGGACACCTTAATTCAATAACTACAAAAGCTGGAGCTACTGTAGGCGTTGGTGTTATGATAGGAAGAATGGGAAGCACAGGAAGATCTACAGGAAGCCATTTACATTTTGAAGTTAGAAGAAATGGCGTGGCATTAAATCCTGCTGATTTTATACCTATAAAAAAATATTTAAGAGGAAGAAGATAA
- a CDS encoding HAD family hydrolase, with product MIKNIIFDLDGTLADSILDIYNSVNASLKHFSLQAISIEDTHKFVGNGARLLIKRAVNKYSNNEEIEEEIYSFYIKYYEEHCVDNTKAYEGVYETLDTLYNHNINMFVISNKPNKMAIKTVEKLNIQKYFKAVIGDGVYPYRKPDVNIWNSLKKDYNLIEDETVMIGDGIPDYEFACNSSIKCLLALYGITDKNILLELKNNYYLNSFNEIADYIIKKKF from the coding sequence ATGATAAAAAATATAATATTCGATTTAGACGGAACTTTAGCTGATTCTATATTAGATATATATAATTCTGTAAATGCTTCATTAAAACACTTTAGTTTACAAGCCATATCCATTGAAGATACTCATAAATTCGTTGGAAATGGGGCTAGACTTCTTATAAAAAGAGCTGTCAATAAATATAGTAATAATGAAGAAATTGAGGAAGAAATATATAGCTTCTATATAAAATACTATGAAGAACATTGTGTAGACAACACTAAAGCTTATGAAGGTGTTTATGAAACTTTAGATACATTATACAATCATAATATTAATATGTTTGTTATAAGTAATAAACCTAATAAAATGGCTATAAAAACAGTAGAAAAACTAAATATACAAAAATATTTCAAGGCTGTTATAGGTGATGGTGTTTATCCATACAGGAAACCTGATGTTAATATATGGAATAGCTTAAAAAAAGATTATAATCTAATAGAAGATGAAACAGTTATGATTGGGGATGGAATACCTGATTATGAATTTGCATGTAATTCAAGTATAAAATGTTTGTTAGCTCTATATGGAATAACAGATAAAAACATTTTGTTAGAATTAAAAAACAATTATTATTTAAATTCATTCAATGAGATTGCCGATTATATAATTAAGAAAAAATTTTAA
- the def gene encoding peptide deformylase encodes MLRELVIYGDERLQKVSEKIEKIDDEILTLIDDMFETMYKERGVGLAAVQIGVLKRLIVISVPDFDDETKPDFKLALINPEIIWHNDETESLEEGCLSFPEIRDDVARYTQIKVKYLDRDGNEQILDAENYIAKVLQHEIDHTNGISFIDRLESYQKRRLKRELKELRNNTVRGIKKANNREMLKNS; translated from the coding sequence ATGCTAAGAGAATTAGTAATATACGGAGATGAAAGATTGCAGAAAGTATCAGAAAAGATTGAAAAAATAGATGATGAAATACTCACTTTAATAGATGATATGTTTGAAACGATGTATAAAGAGCGAGGAGTCGGACTTGCAGCAGTTCAAATTGGAGTATTAAAGAGGCTTATAGTTATCTCTGTACCTGATTTTGATGATGAAACTAAACCTGATTTCAAATTGGCATTAATAAATCCAGAGATAATATGGCATAATGATGAAACTGAAAGTTTAGAAGAAGGATGCCTTTCATTCCCTGAAATAAGAGATGATGTTGCTAGATATACTCAAATTAAAGTAAAATATTTAGATAGAGACGGCAATGAACAAATTCTTGATGCTGAAAATTATATAGCTAAAGTACTTCAGCATGAAATAGATCATACAAATGGAATATCTTTTATAGACAGATTGGAATCATATCAAAAAAGAAGATTAAAAAGAGAATTAAAAGAACTTAGAAACAATACAGTTAGAGGCATAAAAAAGGCAAATAATAGAGAAATGTTAAAAAATAGCTGA
- a CDS encoding HAD family hydrolase, translating into MMRVAYFDLDKTILNKDSIFPFMMFYLKKNPSSIMHYIALIPYFLLFCLKIIDNQKIKYQIAHIFKNIDIEFGDKIGKEFADTIVPSLYYKDALEEIKKLKNQGYTLILVTASFEIYAKYIAENLGFDRCMGTELWTFRGKYTGYMYGKNCYGAAKRYRLFTEHFFPHHSDKNIAYSDSISDLPLFNFADTKVCVNPDNKLKEHALKNKDKGFTIVNWR; encoded by the coding sequence ATGATGAGAGTTGCATATTTCGATTTGGATAAAACTATATTAAATAAAGATTCCATATTTCCATTTATGATGTTCTATTTAAAAAAGAATCCTTCAAGTATAATGCATTATATAGCTTTGATACCTTATTTTTTATTATTTTGTTTAAAGATAATAGATAATCAAAAAATAAAATATCAAATAGCACATATATTCAAAAATATAGACATAGAATTCGGAGACAAAATAGGTAAAGAGTTTGCTGATACTATAGTACCTTCTTTATATTATAAAGATGCTTTAGAAGAAATAAAGAAATTAAAAAATCAGGGATATACATTGATTTTAGTTACCGCTAGTTTTGAGATTTATGCCAAATATATAGCTGAAAATTTAGGTTTTGATAGATGTATGGGTACTGAGTTATGGACTTTTAGGGGAAAATATACCGGATATATGTACGGTAAAAATTGCTATGGTGCTGCTAAAAGATACAGATTATTTACTGAGCATTTTTTTCCTCATCATAGCGATAAAAATATAGCATACAGTGATTCTATAAGTGATTTACCTCTTTTTAATTTTGCCGACACTAAAGTATGCGTTAATCCTGATAATAAATTAAAAGAGCATGCTTTAAAAAATAAAGATAAAGGTTTTACTATAGTTAATTGGAGATAA
- a CDS encoding tetratricopeptide repeat protein translates to MAENINNVYDNAAAIDEDIKDIIKENNDIIAEKINNLIDINNISYAKKLALELIKKDNKYKYGYLVLIDIYYEENDFKSVIELIDNALNFIKDDKDLLENKIEALISTYEYEEAKNVIEKLISFGNADSSVYGQYGILLSIEGKHNEAIEKYKKAISIDNEDVLSMINMSVAYRALYKYDDALNILDRALTINKNDSNIINRINNIKYLIDNSKFDAGRLTAIQANPDRFNLLVPENFDASIEGSLLKIESSDKRISIIISYSDKKYDEAAIKELFDGFRSRRGELYSIITPISIRQREEYNDLFAEYIFISKINKNDFFNAITVVGKGEESIILTMSATVTVSSHLISFAKEVMNSLYFK, encoded by the coding sequence ATGGCAGAAAATATTAATAATGTCTATGATAATGCAGCAGCAATAGATGAAGATATTAAAGATATCATAAAAGAAAATAATGATATTATTGCAGAAAAAATTAATAATCTTATAGATATAAATAATATTTCTTATGCCAAAAAATTAGCTTTAGAACTGATAAAAAAAGATAATAAGTATAAATACGGATACTTAGTTTTAATTGACATATATTATGAAGAAAATGATTTCAAATCTGTAATAGAATTGATTGATAATGCTCTTAATTTTATAAAAGATGATAAAGATTTACTTGAAAATAAGATAGAGGCACTTATAAGCACTTATGAATATGAAGAAGCAAAGAATGTAATAGAAAAGTTAATATCTTTCGGAAATGCTGATTCAAGTGTTTATGGACAGTATGGAATTTTACTTTCTATAGAAGGAAAACATAATGAGGCTATAGAAAAATATAAAAAAGCTATATCAATAGATAATGAAGATGTTTTATCTATGATTAATATGTCTGTAGCTTATAGGGCATTATATAAATATGATGATGCCTTGAATATTTTAGACAGAGCATTAACTATAAATAAAAATGATTCTAATATTATAAACAGAATAAACAATATAAAATATTTAATAGATAATTCAAAATTTGATGCAGGAAGATTAACAGCAATACAGGCCAATCCTGACAGATTTAATTTATTAGTTCCTGAAAATTTTGATGCCTCTATAGAAGGGTCTTTATTAAAAATAGAAAGTTCTGATAAGAGAATATCAATAATCATCAGCTATAGTGATAAAAAATATGATGAAGCTGCTATAAAAGAGCTTTTTGACGGATTTAGAAGCAGAAGAGGGGAGCTTTACTCTATAATTACACCTATATCCATAAGACAAAGAGAAGAATATAATGATTTATTTGCAGAGTATATATTCATTTCAAAGATAAATAAAAATGATTTCTTTAATGCTATAACTGTAGTAGGCAAGGGTGAAGAATCTATAATACTTACAATGTCAGCAACTGTTACAGTGAGCAGTCATTTAATATCATTCGCTAAAGAAGTTATGAATAGTTTGTATTTTAAATAA